The following proteins are encoded in a genomic region of Ornithinibacillus sp. 4-3:
- the pckA gene encoding phosphoenolpyruvate carboxykinase (ATP): MNSSLLQELISHKQLQKNLSVAQLTEKLVARKEGELSSTGAICATTGKYTGRSPNDKFVVRDETTENLVDWGNVNQPTDEATFDKLLNKVVAYLKEKDEIFLFQGFAGADEAYRLPIQVFNEYAWHNLFAKQMFIRPTEEELATLEAEFTIVSAPTFKADPAVDGTNSEAFILVSFSKRIILIGGTEYAGEMKKSIFSVMNYLLPQQDILSMHCSANVGEEGDVALFFGLSGTGKTTLSADPNRKLIGDDEHAWSPTGVFNIEGGCYAKTINLTRENEPQIYDAIRFGSVLENVVLDKDTRVADYDDVSLTENTRAAYPLEYIDNALSPSVAGHPKAIIFLTADASGTLPPISKLSKDQAMYHFLSGFTSKLAGTERGVTEPQATFSTCFGAPFLPLAPSVYAEMLGKKIDEHNVSVFLVNTGWTGGPYGVGSRMKLAYTRGMIQAALTGELDNVATVKDEIFGLEIPQEIAGVPSDVLVPKNTWSDQDAYDKEAKALAAKFHENFEKFTGVSENIKQAGPTFTA, encoded by the coding sequence ATGAATTCATCTTTATTACAAGAGCTTATCTCACATAAGCAACTACAGAAAAATTTATCTGTAGCACAATTAACCGAAAAGTTGGTAGCACGCAAAGAAGGTGAATTATCTTCTACTGGCGCAATTTGTGCAACAACAGGTAAATACACTGGACGTTCTCCTAACGACAAGTTCGTTGTACGTGATGAAACTACTGAAAATCTTGTTGATTGGGGTAATGTAAATCAACCGACTGATGAAGCAACATTTGATAAATTACTTAATAAAGTAGTCGCATACTTAAAAGAAAAAGACGAGATTTTCCTATTCCAAGGTTTTGCTGGTGCAGATGAAGCGTACCGTTTGCCAATCCAAGTGTTTAATGAATATGCGTGGCATAATCTATTTGCTAAACAAATGTTTATTCGTCCAACAGAAGAAGAACTAGCTACATTAGAAGCGGAATTTACTATTGTTTCTGCTCCTACATTCAAAGCTGATCCAGCTGTAGATGGTACAAACTCTGAAGCTTTTATTTTAGTAAGCTTTAGCAAGCGTATTATTTTAATTGGTGGAACAGAATATGCTGGAGAAATGAAAAAGTCTATTTTCTCTGTAATGAACTATCTTCTACCACAACAAGATATTCTATCTATGCACTGCTCTGCTAACGTTGGTGAAGAAGGCGATGTTGCATTATTCTTTGGTCTATCTGGAACAGGGAAAACTACACTTTCAGCAGATCCAAACCGTAAATTAATTGGTGATGATGAGCATGCTTGGAGTCCTACAGGTGTATTTAACATTGAAGGCGGATGCTATGCGAAAACAATTAATTTAACAAGAGAAAATGAACCACAAATTTATGATGCCATTCGTTTTGGCTCTGTACTAGAAAACGTCGTTTTAGATAAAGATACTCGTGTAGCTGATTATGATGATGTCTCTTTAACAGAGAATACAAGAGCTGCATATCCATTAGAATATATTGATAATGCACTTTCACCAAGTGTTGCTGGACATCCAAAAGCGATTATCTTCTTAACAGCTGATGCTTCTGGTACCTTACCTCCAATTAGTAAGCTATCAAAGGATCAAGCAATGTATCATTTCTTAAGTGGATTTACAAGTAAGTTAGCTGGTACAGAACGTGGAGTTACTGAACCACAAGCAACTTTCTCTACTTGCTTTGGAGCTCCTTTCTTACCATTAGCACCTTCTGTTTATGCAGAAATGTTAGGTAAGAAAATTGATGAGCATAATGTTAGTGTATTCTTAGTAAATACTGGTTGGACTGGCGGTCCATATGGTGTTGGTAGCCGTATGAAACTTGCATATACACGTGGAATGATTCAAGCCGCTTTAACTGGTGAATTAGACAATGTTGCGACAGTTAAAGATGAGATTTTCGGATTAGAAATTCCTCAAGAAATTGCTGGAGTTCCTAGCGATGTATTAGTACCGAAAAACACATGGTCAGATCAAGATGCTTATGATAAAGAAGCAAAAGCATTAGCAGCGAAATTCCATGAAAACTTCGAGAAATTTACTGGAGTAAGTGAAAATATCAAACAAGCAGGACCTACTTTTACAGCGTAA
- a CDS encoding ABC transporter ATP-binding protein — protein sequence MSFLTLEKISHHYFSDKNYTKALDHISCSIKEGEFVSILGPSGCGKSTVLSIIAGIIQPTKGKVLLKNEPISETKLAIGYMLQQDYLFPWKTIIENVILGPKIAKTLSKQTEEQGLKLLEEVGLTDVAEAYPDSLSGGMRQRASLVRTLITNPEILLLDEPFSALDYLTKLKLENLVSKLLKTYNKTAVLVTHDIGEAISMSDRIILMDSGPGTIANVFEVPIELREETPFLVRRHPKYQGLFDKIWTELNKNEEMSSTKVRQEQHVTENGS from the coding sequence TTGTCGTTTCTAACATTAGAAAAAATTTCCCATCATTACTTTTCAGATAAAAACTACACAAAAGCGCTAGATCATATATCATGCTCTATAAAAGAAGGAGAGTTCGTTTCCATACTTGGACCAAGTGGATGTGGGAAATCTACAGTCTTATCTATTATTGCAGGAATTATTCAACCGACAAAAGGTAAAGTCTTACTCAAAAACGAACCAATCAGCGAAACAAAATTAGCTATTGGTTATATGTTGCAGCAAGATTATTTATTTCCTTGGAAAACCATTATTGAGAACGTTATACTAGGGCCAAAAATAGCCAAAACACTCTCAAAGCAAACAGAAGAACAAGGGTTAAAATTATTAGAAGAAGTAGGACTTACAGATGTTGCAGAGGCCTATCCTGATTCTCTCTCAGGAGGCATGCGACAACGTGCTTCATTAGTTCGAACCTTAATCACGAACCCAGAAATATTGCTTTTAGATGAACCGTTCTCTGCTCTTGACTATTTAACAAAATTAAAGCTTGAAAATTTAGTTTCTAAACTATTAAAAACATATAATAAAACAGCGGTTCTCGTCACACATGACATTGGTGAGGCGATTTCAATGAGCGATCGAATCATTTTAATGGATTCAGGTCCAGGGACAATTGCTAATGTTTTTGAAGTACCAATCGAATTACGTGAGGAAACTCCCTTTTTGGTCAGAAGACATCCAAAATACCAAGGACTATTTGATAAAATCTGGACAGAGCTTAACAAAAACGAAGAAATGTCTTCTACGAAGGTGAGGCAAGAGCAGCATGTCACAGAAAACGGATCATGA
- a CDS encoding ABC transporter substrate-binding protein, whose amino-acid sequence MNKIKYFALFSCILLVFLSACSDTNEKTSIQLGEVTRSLFYAPQYIALEKGFFEEEGLEVDLQTVWGGDKTMTALLSDSIDIALVGSETSIYVYAQDSKDHAVNFAQLTQTDGTFLVAKEPKPNFSWEDLKDSKFLGQRKGGMPQMVGEFVLRKNGIDPHADLELSQNIDFANIPSAFVSGDYEYVQLFEPTASVMEKEGAGYTIASFGEESGRLPYTVFMAKQSFLEKDRDVALSFTRAIYKAQQWVQENDAEEIATLLQPYFEDTDLEMLTSSMERYKNQDSFATDPILDEEEWNNLKDVMDQAGELPDEDVPYDDLVNTEIAEEVISE is encoded by the coding sequence ATGAATAAAATTAAATATTTTGCCTTGTTTTCATGTATATTACTCGTGTTTCTGTCAGCGTGTAGTGATACAAATGAAAAAACATCCATCCAGTTAGGAGAAGTTACACGTTCTCTTTTCTATGCACCACAATACATTGCACTTGAAAAAGGTTTCTTTGAAGAAGAAGGTCTTGAAGTTGACTTACAGACTGTCTGGGGTGGAGACAAAACCATGACCGCATTATTATCAGATAGTATTGATATTGCGCTCGTTGGCTCCGAAACATCTATTTATGTTTATGCACAAGATTCCAAAGATCATGCTGTGAATTTTGCTCAACTCACCCAGACCGATGGAACGTTTTTAGTTGCCAAGGAACCTAAACCTAACTTTAGCTGGGAAGACCTAAAAGACAGCAAATTTCTTGGGCAACGTAAAGGTGGAATGCCACAAATGGTTGGAGAATTTGTTCTTAGAAAAAACGGTATTGATCCACATGCGGATTTAGAGTTATCTCAGAACATAGACTTTGCAAATATTCCAAGCGCCTTTGTCTCAGGTGATTATGAATATGTGCAGCTATTTGAACCTACAGCAAGCGTTATGGAAAAAGAAGGAGCTGGTTACACCATTGCTTCTTTTGGAGAAGAATCTGGGCGCTTACCTTATACCGTATTTATGGCCAAACAAAGCTTCTTAGAAAAGGATAGGGATGTTGCTTTGAGTTTTACACGTGCCATTTATAAAGCTCAACAATGGGTACAAGAAAACGATGCTGAAGAAATCGCTACATTACTTCAACCTTATTTTGAAGATACAGATTTAGAAATGCTCACATCATCAATGGAACGTTACAAAAATCAAGATTCATTTGCTACTGATCCTATTTTAGATGAAGAAGAATGGAACAATCTAAAGGACGTTATGGATCAGGCTGGTGAACTTCCAGACGAAGATGTTCCATATGATGATTTGGTCAATACAGAAATTGCAGAAGAAGTAATTAGTGAGTAA
- a CDS encoding ABC transporter permease, translating into MSQKTDHEFFRAYQKEIKREKKLVFTWQVVILISFFLLWEIASRLTWVDPLIFSSPYKVFQLLQEKFLDGSILPHIQITLLETVAGFIIGTLVGIIFASLLWSSNRLSKISDPYLVVLNAMPKVAIGPILIVALGPGYVSIIAMGAIISVIITTLVVYSGFREVDPNYIKVLRSFGASRWQCFKEAIFPATLPVMISTLKVNVGLSWVGVIVGEFLVSKNGLGYLIIYGFQVFDFTLVMSSLILIAIVAAIMYKLVEKIEGWLIKHTSS; encoded by the coding sequence ATGTCACAGAAAACGGATCATGAGTTTTTTAGAGCTTATCAAAAAGAAATAAAACGGGAGAAAAAACTTGTGTTCACCTGGCAAGTTGTTATCCTCATCAGTTTTTTCTTATTATGGGAGATCGCTAGCCGATTGACGTGGGTTGATCCTTTAATCTTTAGTTCACCCTACAAAGTCTTTCAATTACTACAAGAAAAATTTCTAGATGGCTCCATCTTACCTCATATTCAAATTACACTTTTAGAAACCGTTGCAGGTTTTATTATCGGAACACTAGTAGGAATCATTTTTGCATCTTTATTATGGTCTTCTAATCGCTTATCCAAAATATCAGACCCTTATCTCGTTGTATTAAATGCCATGCCTAAAGTTGCCATTGGTCCAATCTTAATCGTAGCTTTAGGTCCTGGATATGTATCCATTATCGCAATGGGTGCAATTATTTCTGTAATCATTACAACGCTTGTTGTCTATTCTGGTTTTAGAGAAGTTGATCCAAACTATATCAAAGTACTCAGAAGCTTTGGGGCATCCAGATGGCAATGTTTCAAGGAAGCTATATTTCCTGCTACATTACCTGTTATGATTTCCACATTAAAAGTGAATGTAGGTCTTTCTTGGGTTGGGGTAATTGTAGGAGAATTTCTTGTTTCTAAAAATGGCCTAGGATATCTCATTATCTACGGATTTCAAGTATTTGACTTTACACTTGTGATGTCAAGTCTTATTCTAATTGCCATTGTAGCTGCTATCATGTATAAGCTTGTTGAAAAAATAGAAGGTTGGCTTATTAAACACACTTCGTCCTAA